In one Bacillus sp. PK3_68 genomic region, the following are encoded:
- the cwlD gene encoding N-acetylmuramoyl-L-alanine amidase CwlD, producing the protein MRGWKRWIAFLLSGAILVFVIQFLNTNYMSWKPWSMPLSGKIIYLDAGHGGPDGGAGDRDALEKDIALAVTKKVRDYLQEQGAIVLMTREKDVDLAPSDIQSYRSRKTEDLKKRLQLINDSEADLFVSIHLNAIPSPRWRGAQTFYAPHIEENKELAKALQYELVLNLENTNREAKAINHVYLLKYAKKPGALVEIGFLSNPEEKRNLSTEEYQEKVAASIYKGIMKHMDDKEG; encoded by the coding sequence ATGAGAGGATGGAAAAGATGGATTGCTTTCTTGCTGAGCGGTGCCATCCTTGTTTTTGTCATTCAATTTTTAAACACTAATTATATGTCTTGGAAGCCATGGAGTATGCCACTTTCAGGAAAAATTATCTATTTAGATGCCGGGCATGGCGGACCGGATGGCGGAGCGGGAGATAGGGACGCGCTGGAAAAAGATATTGCTCTGGCAGTCACTAAGAAAGTTCGCGATTATTTGCAGGAGCAGGGAGCGATCGTTTTAATGACAAGAGAGAAGGATGTAGACCTAGCTCCTTCAGATATACAATCATACCGCTCGCGAAAAACGGAGGATTTAAAAAAACGGCTTCAGTTAATTAATGATTCTGAAGCGGACCTTTTTGTAAGCATTCATTTAAATGCCATTCCTTCCCCGCGCTGGAGAGGGGCACAAACTTTTTATGCCCCGCATATAGAGGAAAATAAAGAATTAGCGAAGGCTCTCCAATATGAACTTGTCTTAAATCTTGAAAATACGAATAGAGAAGCAAAAGCCATTAACCATGTCTATTTGCTAAAGTATGCAAAAAAGCCAGGAGCGTTGGTTGAGATTGGTTTTCTTTCCAACCCTGAAGAGAAGCGGAACTTGTCAACGGAAGAATACCAGGAGAAAGTGGCAGCATCTATTTATAAAGGGATTATGAAACATATGGATGACAAAGAGGGATAA
- a CDS encoding cation:dicarboxylase symporter family transporter, translated as MKKKFRFSLAYQILAGLILGIIVGAVFYGHPGVEKYLQPLGTIFLNMIKMIVVPIIISTLVLGVAGTGDLKQLGKIGGKTILYFEAVTTVAILVGLLSANLFHPGSGIDMSSLEKGNIDEYMKTTKEVESEDHGPLQILVDIVPTNIVSSMANADMLQIIFFTVLFGLGIAAIGDKGKPVLVFFEGVADAMFWVTNLIMRFAPFGVFGLIAVTVSKFGLASLVPLGKLMILVYATMIFFILFVLGGIAKLIGINIFHLLRVLKDELLLAYSTSSSETVLPKIIEKMERFGSPKDIVSFVVPTGYSFNLDGSTLYQAIAALFIAQMYDIHLSITHQITLVLVLMVTSKGIAGVPGVSFVVLLATLGSVGIPLEGLAFIAGIDRLLDMARTVVNVVGNSLATIVISKWEHRFDDAKRTAYYETYK; from the coding sequence ATGAAAAAGAAGTTCAGGTTTTCACTGGCTTATCAAATTTTAGCTGGCTTAATTTTAGGGATTATCGTTGGAGCGGTATTTTACGGGCATCCGGGTGTAGAAAAGTATCTGCAGCCCCTCGGAACGATATTTCTAAATATGATCAAAATGATCGTCGTGCCGATTATCATCTCCACGCTTGTCTTAGGAGTGGCAGGCACCGGAGACCTGAAACAATTAGGTAAAATCGGCGGGAAAACGATTCTCTATTTTGAAGCAGTGACGACTGTGGCTATCTTAGTCGGCCTGCTGTCTGCGAATTTGTTCCATCCTGGCTCCGGGATTGATATGTCAAGCCTAGAAAAAGGCAATATCGACGAATATATGAAAACAACGAAAGAAGTAGAGAGCGAGGATCACGGTCCCCTACAGATTCTTGTGGACATCGTTCCAACAAACATTGTGAGCTCAATGGCGAATGCCGATATGTTGCAAATCATTTTCTTCACAGTCCTCTTTGGACTGGGAATTGCAGCGATTGGTGATAAAGGGAAACCGGTGCTGGTCTTCTTCGAGGGAGTGGCAGATGCCATGTTCTGGGTGACGAACTTAATCATGCGTTTTGCTCCGTTCGGCGTCTTTGGACTGATTGCCGTGACAGTTTCAAAATTCGGTCTAGCCTCGTTAGTGCCGCTCGGAAAGCTCATGATTCTCGTCTACGCCACCATGATTTTCTTTATCTTATTTGTGCTGGGTGGAATCGCAAAACTAATAGGCATTAATATCTTCCATCTCCTTCGTGTCCTGAAAGATGAATTGTTGCTCGCCTATTCAACGTCTAGCTCGGAGACCGTATTGCCAAAAATCATCGAAAAAATGGAAAGGTTTGGCAGTCCGAAAGATATCGTATCATTTGTCGTTCCGACGGGCTATTCATTTAACTTGGACGGTTCCACGCTTTATCAGGCTATCGCCGCCTTGTTTATCGCCCAGATGTACGATATCCATTTGAGCATCACTCATCAGATCACTCTTGTCCTGGTGCTCATGGTCACCTCGAAAGGAATCGCCGGTGTGCCGGGCGTGTCATTTGTCGTTCTGTTGGCTACACTCGGCTCGGTCGGCATCCCGCTCGAAGGACTGGCCTTCATCGCAGGGATCGATCGACTGCTCGATATGGCGCGTACCGTTGTCAATGTGGTTGGGAATTCCCTGGCAACTATCGTTATTTCCAAGTGGGAACACCGCTTTGATGACGCCAAGCGGACCGCCTACTATGAAACCTACAAATAA
- the rpmJ gene encoding 50S ribosomal protein L36, with amino-acid sequence MKVRPSVKPICEKCKVIRRRGKVMVICENPKHKQKQG; translated from the coding sequence ATGAAAGTTAGACCATCAGTAAAGCCAATCTGTGAGAAATGTAAAGTCATTCGCAGACGCGGCAAAGTAATGGTTATTTGTGAAAACCCTAAACATAAACAAAAACAAGGTTAA
- the infA gene encoding translation initiation factor IF-1, with product MAKDDVIEIEGTVVETLPNAMFKVELENGHTVLAHVSGKIRMHFIRILPGDKVTVELSPYDLTRGRITYRYK from the coding sequence ATGGCGAAAGACGATGTAATTGAAATTGAAGGTACTGTAGTTGAAACTTTGCCTAACGCTATGTTTAAGGTAGAATTAGAAAATGGCCATACAGTTCTTGCCCACGTATCTGGAAAGATCCGTATGCATTTTATCCGCATTCTGCCTGGAGATAAGGTAACTGTTGAACTTTCTCCTTACGATTTAACGCGCGGACGTATTACTTACCGCTATAAATAA
- the rplM gene encoding 50S ribosomal protein L13 encodes MRTTYMAKAGEIERKWYVIDAAGQTLGRLSSEVASILRGKHKPTFTPHVDTGDHVIIINAEKIELTGNKLADKIYYRHSMYPGGLKTRTANEMRTNYPERMLELAIKGMLPKGSLGRQMAKKLHVYAGSEHKHQAQQPEVYELRG; translated from the coding sequence ATGCGTACGACTTATATGGCAAAAGCAGGCGAAATCGAACGTAAATGGTACGTGATCGACGCTGCAGGCCAAACACTAGGCCGTCTTTCCAGCGAAGTTGCGTCTATTTTACGCGGTAAACATAAACCAACATTCACACCACATGTTGACACTGGTGATCATGTTATTATCATCAATGCAGAAAAAATCGAATTAACAGGCAACAAATTAGCGGACAAAATTTACTACCGTCACAGCATGTATCCAGGCGGTTTGAAAACTCGTACTGCTAACGAAATGCGCACAAACTACCCTGAAAGAATGCTTGAGCTTGCAATCAAAGGCATGCTTCCAAAAGGTTCTTTAGGTCGTCAAATGGCTAAAAAATTACACGTATACGCTGGTTCTGAACATAAGCACCAAGCTCAACAACCGGAAGTTTACGAACTTCGCGGCTAA
- the truA gene encoding tRNA pseudouridine(38-40) synthase TruA has translation MRVKCTIAYDGARFSGYQVQPHSRTVQEELEKALAVIHKGREVRVTASGRTDAGVHARGQVIHFDTPLSVPDDRWPSALNSRLPDDIAVKQAEIVADSFHARFSAVGKEYRYKIYQNAVRDPFNRFYACHSPVELDASLMQEAAHSLIGTHDFTSFCSAKTEVEDKVRTITKLEVIQSGEEIELRVAGNGFLYNMVRIIAGTLMEAGKGKLSPEDMPSILAGCDRSLAGKTAPAEGLYLWKVLY, from the coding sequence CTGCGAGTGAAATGCACGATTGCTTATGATGGAGCCCGATTTTCCGGCTATCAGGTACAACCGCACAGTCGCACTGTCCAGGAGGAGTTGGAGAAAGCACTGGCTGTTATTCATAAGGGAAGAGAAGTAAGAGTGACAGCATCCGGACGGACGGATGCGGGTGTTCATGCGAGAGGGCAAGTAATCCATTTTGATACACCGCTCTCTGTTCCGGATGACCGCTGGCCGTCGGCGCTTAACAGCCGTCTTCCTGATGATATAGCTGTAAAACAAGCTGAAATCGTTGCTGATTCCTTTCATGCGCGTTTTTCAGCGGTCGGCAAAGAATACCGTTATAAAATTTATCAGAATGCAGTTCGCGATCCTTTTAACCGCTTTTATGCTTGTCATTCCCCGGTAGAATTGGATGCTTCGCTTATGCAAGAGGCCGCTCACTCGTTAATTGGCACTCATGACTTTACAAGCTTCTGCTCAGCGAAAACAGAAGTAGAGGATAAAGTAAGAACCATTACTAAGCTGGAGGTTATCCAAAGCGGAGAAGAAATAGAACTGCGGGTGGCAGGAAACGGATTTTTATATAATATGGTCCGTATCATTGCTGGGACATTAATGGAAGCAGGCAAGGGAAAGTTGAGCCCTGAAGACATGCCGTCTATTCTTGCCGGCTGCGACCGTTCACTGGCAGGGAAAACCGCACCGGCAGAAGGATTGTATTTATGGAAAGTACTTTATTAA
- a CDS encoding energy-coupling factor ABC transporter ATP-binding protein, protein MDIQLQEVEYRYAAGTPFERLAIKDVSFAIPEGVFLAVIGHTGSGKSTIIQHLNALLQPTKGQVIIGDRVITAGKKEKNLKSVRKKVGTVFQFPEHQLFEETVEKDICYGPINFGVSEEEAKERAQLLIRQVGLPEEVLQKSPFDLSGGQMRRVAIAGVLAMEPEVLVLDEPTAGLDPRGRKEIMDMFYALHKERGLSTILVTHSMEDAALYADEMIVMHKGRVHKHGKPRELFSQPDELAACGLSVPEVVRFQHRFEEVSGIKLDRTCLTIEELAEELARAKKRGDDQ, encoded by the coding sequence ATGGACATCCAACTTCAAGAAGTAGAATACCGCTATGCAGCAGGAACGCCTTTTGAACGTCTGGCTATCAAGGACGTTAGCTTTGCTATTCCAGAGGGAGTGTTTTTAGCCGTAATCGGTCACACTGGCTCTGGCAAATCAACGATTATCCAGCACCTTAATGCCTTATTGCAGCCTACAAAGGGGCAAGTAATCATTGGAGACCGGGTAATCACTGCAGGAAAGAAAGAAAAGAACTTGAAGTCCGTTCGCAAAAAAGTAGGGACGGTCTTTCAATTTCCTGAACATCAGTTATTTGAAGAAACGGTCGAAAAGGATATTTGCTATGGGCCGATCAATTTTGGTGTATCAGAGGAAGAAGCAAAAGAGCGAGCCCAATTATTAATCCGCCAGGTAGGTCTGCCTGAAGAGGTTTTGCAAAAGTCCCCTTTTGATTTATCAGGCGGCCAGATGAGACGGGTAGCAATTGCAGGTGTGTTGGCAATGGAACCGGAAGTTCTTGTGCTGGATGAGCCGACGGCTGGGTTAGATCCGCGAGGCCGGAAAGAAATTATGGACATGTTTTATGCTCTTCATAAAGAACGCGGCCTATCTACCATATTAGTCACCCACAGCATGGAGGATGCGGCTTTATATGCGGACGAGATGATTGTTATGCATAAAGGAAGAGTCCATAAGCATGGAAAGCCTCGGGAGTTGTTTTCTCAGCCAGATGAACTCGCTGCTTGTGGTCTTAGTGTTCCGGAAGTTGTTCGCTTTCAGCACCGCTTTGAGGAAGTATCTGGCATCAAGCTGGACAGAACTTGCCTGACGATTGAAGAACTGGCCGAAGAGCTAGCGCGTGCAAAAAAGCGGGGTGACGACCAATGA
- a CDS encoding adenylate kinase, with amino-acid sequence MNLVLMGLPGAGKGTQAERIVEKYGIPHISTGDMFRAAMKEGTELGLKAKSFMDQGALVPDEVTIGIVRERLSKLDCQDGFLLDGFPRTVAQAEALEGILEALGKKIDYVINVDVDKEILMARLTGRRICKSCGATYHLVFNPPAVEGKCDRCGGELYQRADDNEETVQNRLDVNLKQTEPLLDFYRQKGYLKDINGQQEIGKVFEDIDQLLKGLN; translated from the coding sequence ATGAATCTAGTATTAATGGGACTGCCAGGAGCCGGAAAAGGCACGCAGGCCGAACGAATTGTTGAAAAATATGGCATTCCGCACATTTCTACAGGCGACATGTTCCGTGCGGCGATGAAAGAGGGAACAGAGCTTGGACTAAAAGCTAAATCCTTTATGGATCAAGGCGCACTTGTCCCTGACGAAGTGACAATCGGAATTGTTCGCGAAAGATTGAGCAAATTAGATTGTCAAGACGGTTTTCTTCTCGATGGATTTCCAAGAACAGTTGCTCAAGCAGAAGCGCTTGAAGGCATCTTAGAAGCTCTTGGGAAGAAAATAGATTACGTTATCAACGTAGATGTTGATAAAGAAATTCTTATGGCACGTTTAACAGGTCGCCGAATTTGTAAAAGCTGCGGAGCTACTTACCATCTTGTATTTAATCCGCCAGCTGTTGAAGGCAAATGTGACCGTTGCGGCGGGGAACTTTATCAACGTGCAGATGATAATGAAGAAACTGTTCAAAATCGTCTGGATGTCAATTTAAAACAAACTGAACCATTACTAGATTTCTATCGGCAAAAAGGTTATTTAAAAGATATTAATGGCCAGCAGGAAATCGGCAAGGTCTTCGAAGACATTGACCAGCTTCTGAAAGGCTTAAATTAA
- the rpsM gene encoding 30S ribosomal protein S13, whose protein sequence is MARVAGVDIPRDKRVVISLTYIFGIGRPTAQKILAEAGVSEDTRVRDLTEDELNKIRDIIDKLKVEGDLRREVSLNIKRLMEIGSYRGIRHRRGLPVRGQNTKNNARTRKGPRKTVANKKK, encoded by the coding sequence ATGGCACGTGTAGCAGGTGTTGATATTCCACGCGACAAGCGTGTAGTTATCTCATTAACTTACATCTTTGGTATTGGCAGACCGACTGCCCAAAAAATCCTGGCTGAAGCCGGTGTTTCTGAAGACACTCGTGTACGTGATCTGACAGAAGACGAATTAAATAAAATTCGTGATATCATTGACAAATTAAAAGTTGAGGGTGATCTTCGCCGTGAAGTATCTCTTAACATTAAACGTTTAATGGAGATCGGTTCTTACCGCGGTATCCGTCATCGTCGTGGCTTGCCAGTTCGTGGACAAAATACGAAGAACAATGCTCGTACTCGTAAAGGTCCTCGTAAAACTGTAGCTAACAAGAAAAAATAA
- a CDS encoding staygreen family protein gives MFDLQKLFVQLTPPATFVQPVEGRKYTLTHSDVTAKLFLDVGYVYNCKAINWKMRDEVLAEWKKDREGRLYLAGKAYVDGGEFRKEVSGLRFNLFQKEIGTAITGIVYGDWPFYYNYPALLDAPIFVHYDSTYPEYSHVFYYGTPRQYVKQISSGFRLARL, from the coding sequence TTGTTTGATCTGCAAAAGTTATTTGTACAGCTTACCCCGCCTGCCACATTTGTTCAGCCGGTAGAAGGAAGAAAATATACGCTCACCCATTCGGATGTGACAGCTAAATTATTTTTGGACGTTGGATATGTATATAACTGTAAGGCAATCAATTGGAAAATGCGGGATGAAGTGCTGGCCGAGTGGAAAAAAGATCGGGAAGGCCGGTTGTATTTGGCCGGGAAGGCGTATGTAGATGGTGGAGAGTTTAGGAAAGAGGTTTCAGGTCTCCGGTTTAATCTATTCCAGAAAGAGATCGGTACAGCGATAACAGGGATCGTATATGGCGACTGGCCGTTTTACTATAACTATCCGGCTTTGCTAGATGCTCCTATCTTTGTCCACTATGATTCCACTTATCCGGAGTACAGTCACGTTTTTTACTATGGCACACCCCGTCAATATGTAAAACAAATTTCTTCGGGCTTCCGATTAGCCAGGCTATGA
- the rplQ gene encoding 50S ribosomal protein L17 has translation MAYRKLGRTSAQRKAMLRDLTTDLIISERIETTEARAKELRSVVEKMITLGKRGDLHARRQAAAFLRNEVASTVEVEGKDGKMKEKPVYALQKLFSDVAPRYNERQGGYTRIMKIGPRRGDGAPMVIIELV, from the coding sequence ATGGCTTACAGAAAGCTAGGACGTACAAGCGCTCAACGTAAAGCGATGCTTCGTGATTTAACAACTGACTTGATCATCAGTGAGCGTATTGAAACAACTGAAGCACGTGCAAAAGAGCTTCGCTCAGTTGTCGAAAAAATGATTACACTTGGTAAACGCGGTGATTTACATGCACGCCGCCAAGCAGCTGCATTCCTTCGCAATGAAGTAGCATCAACTGTTGAAGTTGAAGGAAAAGACGGCAAAATGAAAGAAAAACCAGTTTATGCATTGCAAAAACTTTTCTCTGATGTAGCTCCTCGTTATAACGAGCGCCAAGGCGGTTATACGCGCATCATGAAAATCGGTCCTCGTCGTGGTGACGGTGCACCAATGGTTATTATTGAGCTTGTTTAA
- the rpsK gene encoding 30S ribosomal protein S11, whose translation MARKQQSRKRRVKKNIELGIAHIRSTFNNTIVTITDVHGNALAWSSAGALGFRGSRKSTPFAAQMAAETAAKASMEHGMKSLEVTVKGPGSGREAAIRALQAAGLEVTAIKDVTPVPHNGCRPPKRRRV comes from the coding sequence ATGGCTCGTAAACAACAATCTCGTAAGCGTCGTGTGAAAAAGAATATCGAATTAGGTATTGCACACATTCGCTCAACATTTAACAATACAATCGTAACAATTACAGACGTTCATGGTAATGCTCTCGCTTGGTCTAGTGCAGGTGCCCTTGGATTTAGAGGCTCTCGTAAATCTACTCCATTCGCGGCTCAAATGGCTGCTGAAACAGCTGCGAAAGCATCAATGGAACATGGCATGAAATCTCTTGAAGTAACAGTTAAAGGTCCTGGTTCTGGCCGTGAAGCTGCTATTCGTGCTTTACAAGCTGCAGGTCTTGAAGTAACTGCTATTAAGGACGTTACTCCTGTTCCTCACAACGGATGCCGCCCTCCAAAACGTCGCCGTGTTTAA
- the secY gene encoding preprotein translocase subunit SecY: MFRTISNFMRVGDIRRKIIFTLLMLIVFRIGTFIPVPYVNADVLKMQEQAGLIGFLNTFGGGALQNFSILAMGIMPYITASIIVQLLQMDVVPKFTEWSKQGEVGRRKLAQFTRYFTIVLGFIQAFGMSYGFNRLYGGMLVESNSVGAYLLIALVLTAGTAFLMWLGELITSKGVGNGISVIIFAGIVAALPNIANQIYAQQIEGAGEQLFLRIVVLLLIALAVLAIIVGVIFFQQALRKIPIQYAKRVTGEGGMGARGAQSTHLPLKVNAAGVIPVIFAVAFLVTPQTLSSFFGSNDVTTTIQNIFDYHKPIGMIIYVTLIVAFTYFYAFIQVNPEQLADNLKKQGGYIPGIRPGKNTQDYLTSVLYRLTFVGAIFLSVISILPVFFIKFAGLPPAAQIGGTSLLIVVGVALETMKQLEAQLVKRHYKGFIK; encoded by the coding sequence ATGTTTCGCACAATCTCCAATTTTATGCGTGTGGGTGATATAAGAAGAAAAATTATATTCACCCTTCTTATGTTAATTGTGTTCCGTATCGGCACATTTATTCCTGTTCCGTACGTTAATGCAGATGTACTGAAGATGCAGGAGCAGGCAGGATTAATTGGTTTCCTTAATACTTTTGGAGGAGGAGCGCTGCAAAACTTCTCCATTCTTGCTATGGGAATTATGCCTTATATCACTGCTTCTATCATCGTTCAGCTTTTGCAAATGGATGTAGTTCCTAAGTTCACGGAATGGTCAAAGCAAGGGGAGGTTGGCCGACGCAAGCTCGCACAATTTACGAGATATTTCACAATCGTACTTGGTTTTATCCAGGCGTTTGGAATGTCTTATGGCTTCAACCGTTTATATGGCGGTATGCTAGTTGAGAGCAACAGCGTAGGCGCTTATCTCCTTATTGCACTCGTATTAACTGCGGGTACAGCCTTTCTTATGTGGCTTGGGGAATTGATCACTTCTAAAGGTGTCGGTAACGGAATTTCAGTTATTATCTTTGCTGGGATTGTTGCAGCGCTCCCAAACATAGCAAATCAGATTTATGCGCAGCAAATTGAAGGAGCGGGCGAGCAGCTCTTCCTGCGAATTGTCGTGCTATTATTGATTGCTTTGGCGGTGTTAGCAATTATCGTCGGTGTTATCTTCTTTCAGCAGGCATTGCGTAAGATTCCAATTCAATATGCCAAGCGTGTAACAGGAGAAGGCGGAATGGGAGCAAGAGGCGCTCAATCAACACATTTACCTTTGAAAGTAAATGCTGCTGGAGTTATTCCTGTCATTTTTGCGGTAGCCTTTTTGGTTACGCCGCAAACACTCTCGTCTTTCTTTGGTTCGAATGATGTAACAACGACTATTCAAAACATCTTTGACTACCATAAACCGATCGGTATGATTATTTACGTAACATTGATCGTCGCATTTACGTATTTCTATGCGTTTATTCAAGTCAATCCGGAGCAATTAGCCGATAATTTGAAGAAACAAGGTGGATACATTCCAGGCATTCGTCCTGGGAAAAACACGCAGGATTATCTAACAAGCGTTTTATACCGCTTAACATTTGTTGGAGCAATATTCCTGTCTGTCATCTCCATTCTTCCTGTATTCTTTATTAAATTTGCAGGTCTTCCACCAGCTGCACAAATTGGCGGCACAAGCTTGCTGATCGTAGTTGGAGTTGCATTGGAAACAATGAAGCAATTGGAAGCCCAGCTTGTCAAACGCCATTACAAAGGCTTTATAAAATAA
- the rpsI gene encoding 30S ribosomal protein S9 produces the protein MAQVQYIGTGRRKSSVARVRLVPGDGRIVINGRDVEDYIPFEALRTVIKQPLVATETTGSYDVLVNVQGGGYTGQAGAIRHGIARALLHVDPEYRAVLKRAGYLTRDARMKERKKYGLKAARRAPQFSKR, from the coding sequence TTGGCACAAGTTCAATATATCGGAACAGGTCGCCGCAAGAGCTCTGTTGCTCGTGTGCGCTTAGTACCTGGAGACGGAAGAATCGTCATCAATGGACGTGACGTAGAAGACTATATCCCATTCGAAGCATTACGTACAGTAATCAAGCAGCCGCTTGTAGCAACTGAAACAACTGGCAGCTATGATGTACTTGTAAACGTACAAGGAGGCGGCTACACTGGACAAGCGGGAGCGATCCGTCATGGTATCGCACGTGCGCTTCTTCATGTAGACCCTGAGTACCGTGCAGTATTAAAACGCGCTGGCTACTTAACTCGTGATGCACGTATGAAAGAACGTAAAAAATACGGTCTTAAAGCAGCTCGTCGTGCACCTCAGTTCTCAAAACGTTAA
- the map gene encoding type I methionyl aminopeptidase, producing the protein MIICKTPREIEIMREAGRIVALTHKELQRFISPGISTKQLDEIAEKFIRQHNAIPSFKGYNGFRGSICTSVNEELVHGIPGDRVLKEGDVISLDIGANYRGYHGDSAWTYPVGNVSSDVQQLLKVTEESLFIGLEEAKPGERLSNISHAIQTYVESYGFSIVREYVGHGIGQNLHEDPQIPHYGPPGKGPKLKPGMVLAIEPMVNAGSRYVKTLGDNWTVVTQDGKMCAHFEHTVAITETGFEILTKA; encoded by the coding sequence ATGATCATTTGCAAAACCCCTCGAGAGATAGAGATTATGAGAGAAGCAGGACGGATTGTGGCTTTGACGCACAAGGAGCTGCAGAGGTTTATCTCTCCCGGTATAAGCACGAAACAGTTAGACGAGATTGCAGAAAAATTTATTAGACAGCATAATGCAATTCCTTCTTTTAAAGGGTATAATGGTTTTCGTGGCAGCATTTGTACATCTGTTAACGAAGAGCTTGTTCACGGCATTCCTGGAGACCGGGTTTTAAAAGAGGGCGATGTCATTAGTCTGGACATTGGGGCTAACTATCGAGGGTATCATGGTGATTCTGCCTGGACTTACCCTGTTGGCAACGTCTCTTCTGACGTCCAGCAGCTGTTGAAAGTAACTGAGGAATCGCTTTTTATTGGTTTAGAGGAAGCGAAGCCGGGTGAACGTCTTTCAAACATCTCCCATGCGATTCAAACATATGTAGAATCCTACGGCTTTTCTATAGTGCGTGAGTATGTAGGACACGGGATTGGTCAAAACTTGCATGAGGATCCACAAATTCCTCATTACGGTCCGCCTGGCAAAGGTCCAAAGCTCAAACCTGGAATGGTGCTTGCAATCGAACCGATGGTGAATGCTGGAAGCCGCTATGTAAAAACACTTGGAGATAACTGGACAGTTGTAACCCAAGACGGGAAAATGTGTGCTCACTTCGAACATACAGTTGCAATTACCGAAACAGGTTTTGAGATTTTAACTAAAGCCTAA
- a CDS encoding energy-coupling factor transporter transmembrane protein EcfT, translating to MMEKMIFGRYLPLQSVVHQLDPRAKLLFIFGFVIVVFLANNVLSYGVLTVFTLMLVYLSKINIRFLLAGLKPVIWIIAFTFLLHIFLTKEGDLLFQAGFLKVYEGGIRQGAFISLRFLLLIFVTSLLTLTTSPISITDGLESLLKPFKKLKLPVHELALMMSISLRFIPTLMDETDKIMKAQMARGADFSSGPIKDRVKAVVPLLIPLFVSSFKRAEELAIAMEARGYRGGEGRTKYRLLHWQGKDTAALVLLIVLAALLWWARS from the coding sequence ATGATGGAGAAAATGATTTTTGGGCGTTATTTACCGCTTCAATCGGTCGTTCACCAGCTTGATCCGCGTGCTAAGCTGTTATTTATATTTGGATTCGTAATTGTCGTCTTTTTGGCAAATAACGTGCTCTCTTATGGCGTATTGACCGTTTTTACCCTTATGCTGGTGTATTTATCAAAGATTAATATACGTTTTTTGCTGGCTGGTCTAAAGCCGGTTATTTGGATTATCGCTTTCACATTTTTGCTCCATATCTTTTTGACAAAAGAAGGAGATTTACTGTTTCAGGCAGGTTTTTTAAAGGTATATGAGGGCGGGATTAGACAGGGGGCTTTCATTTCTCTGCGCTTTCTCCTATTGATCTTCGTTACGTCTTTACTTACTTTGACAACTTCCCCTATCTCTATTACAGATGGTTTGGAAAGTTTGCTAAAGCCTTTTAAAAAGCTGAAGCTGCCAGTCCATGAGTTGGCTCTGATGATGTCGATTTCTCTTCGTTTTATTCCAACCCTAATGGATGAAACAGATAAAATTATGAAAGCACAAATGGCCAGGGGAGCGGACTTTTCAAGCGGTCCGATTAAAGATAGAGTAAAAGCAGTTGTTCCGTTGTTGATTCCTTTGTTTGTCAGCTCTTTTAAGCGAGCGGAAGAGTTGGCTATAGCTATGGAAGCACGCGGCTACCGCGGGGGAGAGGGCCGGACGAAGTATCGTCTCTTGCACTGGCAGGGGAAAGACACAGCAGCCCTAGTTCTGCTGATAGTACTGGCTGCCCTGTTGTGGTGGGCAAGAAGTTAA